The segment ATAGGGAGGGCTAGGCAATATGGTGTTCCAATAATATATACCCAGGATTGGCATATGAGAGACGATCCCGAGTTCAGGATCTGGGGTGAGCATGCTGTTGGAGGTACATGGGGAGCTGAGATCGTTGATGAGCTGAAGCCCCGGGAGGGGGATATAGTGATTAGAAAGCTTAGATATGATGCCTTCTATGGAACACAGCTTGAGCATATACTCTCAAGGGTTCTCAGAAGAGAAACTCTCATAATAACCGGTACAGTGGCAAATATATGTGTACTCCACACAGCTGGGAGCGCAGCCCTTAGATGGTTCGATGTGATAGTCCCTATAGATGGTGTTTCAGCCCTCACAGAATTCGATCTATATGCGGCGCTTAGACAGATAGACTTTCTATATAAGGGGAAAATAGTTAGAAGCGTTGATGACATAACATTCTCCCCCAGCTGAGATAGCTTTTTATATAAGTTAATCATAAATACATGAATTCAGATCTATAGACGGTGGTGTAGACGGTCTATAGAGCGCCACACCATATAACGGGCTTCTGGATACCCCTGAGAAATAGGGATCCATATTCTACAGGCTCACTCGGTGTTGGAATACTTCTAGAGCCTGGGATGATAGCCTATGAAAAACCTGCTAGTAGCTGTATTGTAGAGGTTGGCGATATATGCTTTGATAAGGGCCCTGTAGAGGTTATAACACGTGAGAAGAGAGTCGCACATGGCCTCTACATAAGATCCTCAGTACCCCTTGGGATTGGGGGTGCTGTAAGCGCTTTCACAGCCCTTGCCCTATCATGCGAGGCCCTGAGGGCCGAGGGTAGGGACTGCAGATCTAAGGAGGATCTCCTTGAGGCCTCAAGAATAGCTCATAGAGCTGAGGTGCTCGCACTAACTGGGTTGGGAGATGTGATAGCTATGGTCACAGGTGGGGGTTTGGTTATGAGGTTAAAACCAGGGGCCCCTGGGATTGGATATGCTATAGCTATAAGAGATTCTACTCTCGATTTTGTTGAGTTCACATTAGCACAGATAGATAGGCGGATCACTACTGTAGATGTGCTTAGAGATCTATGGGATAGGATTTATAGATATGGTAGAGAGGCCTATAGAGGCTTTGAAAAAAATCCTAGCCTAGAGAGCTTTATAGAGATATCCCATAGATTCTCTCAAGAGGTTGGATTCCTAGATAAAGATCTAAAGAGCTCTCTAGATAAGACCCTCTCCCCATACCATGGAAAAGGATATCTGCTCGGCTACTATGCCAAGAAATCTATTCTCGTGATAGCCCATGAAAAGGGGTTGGGAGATGAGATAGCCTCGGCTATTGGAGGGATTGTTAAAAGGGTTCTCGGCATATATAGAATATCCTATGAAGGCTTCGCCTTTATGTGAGGCGAACCCGGTGGTTGCCCATGCCCATTACCTTGGTTATTTTGGTTTTTCTGGGCACGTGTTCACCCCCACCTGTTCCTTCCCCTCGACCCGTCTATGCCTACGGCTCCAGAGGATCTCTATATCTCCAGAGCCGTCGGCGAACCGGGGTGCATAGCTTCATAGCCTCGTCCCTCGCCTAAGGCTCATCGGCATTAATAGACATATAAGTCTCTGACCATTATATACCAAATAGCTATAATGAATGAAAAATCCTAAAGCCCATCACCAAGCCAACTGTCTAGAGGGATCATCGATCTTATTAGTGGATATCAATAGTTTATAAGTCGCCTCGCCTTAGAAGGGCTGGGCTGCCCAGTTGTCATGGATACCTCCAGACCATCCTAGGAGAGAATCACTAATTATAAGGGAGAAGCTTGTTGAGGGGTTTAGAAGGGGTATAGTTGTTCCCCAAGGCCTCATAGCCCATGGGAGGGGCGAGTGTTTTGATTACCTAATAGGTGAGAAGACCATAGAACCGGCTAGAAAAGCTATAAGGGCCTCAGCCGCCGCCCTGTTACTTGCTAGAAGGCCTGTTATAAGTGTTAATGG is part of the Sulfolobales archaeon genome and harbors:
- a CDS encoding isochorismatase family cysteine hydrolase: MQKLIQLPDIKIHDKVSVDPGKAAVIVVDMQNDFAHPKGKLFVPEAPKTIPNISRLIGRARQYGVPIIYTQDWHMRDDPEFRIWGEHAVGGTWGAEIVDELKPREGDIVIRKLRYDAFYGTQLEHILSRVLRRETLIITGTVANICVLHTAGSAALRWFDVIVPIDGVSALTEFDLYAALRQIDFLYKGKIVRSVDDITFSPS